A single region of the Metarhizium brunneum chromosome 6, complete sequence genome encodes:
- the TGL2 gene encoding Lipase 2, with protein sequence MCTTGHNQAPSDDVSPVRQDQPTNTQLTTTVDGFPPKHPNPQTRNAEMSKCAQRSASLASLGTRPIRRQFSCSRRLSRARDPRIRDIGRQIEDDYAAIRKHYATPKHPIVLAHGLLGFSELHVPPFPRIHYWHGIREALTAQGATVVAASVPPSSSIADRASRLADEITRSGVDAAAGVNIVAHSMGGLDARWMIAHTLRQRGLPVRVASLTTVSSPHRGSPFADYVLRAEAGPLYLPRVYGVLERAGLETSAFAQLTTAYMRREFNPATPDDPDVRYFSYGAVAGPPPLLSPFRVPGRIVGAAEGANDGLVSVQSARWGAYQGTLVGVNHLDLINWPNRLRWVVRGWMGRRRFNAVAFYLGIADMLAREGL encoded by the exons ATGTGCACAACCGGACATAACCAAGCTCCATCCGATGACGTCAGCCCCGTTCGTCAGGACCAACCCACCAACACTCAGCTCACAACCACCGTTGACGGCTTCCCTCCCAAGCATCCAAATCCCCAAACTCGCAATGCCGAGATGAGCAAATGCGCCCAGCGAAGCGCATCGCTCGCCTCCCTCGGCACGCGTCCCATCCGCCGCCAATTCTCctgcagccgccgcctctCGCGCGCGCGAGATCCTCGCATCCGCGACATCGGCCGACAAATCGAGGACGACTACGCCGCCATCCGCAAACACTACG CAACGCCCAAACACCCCATCGTGCTGGCCCACGGCCTCCTCGGCTTCTCAGAGCTGCACGTGCCGCCCTTCCCACGCATCCACTACTGGCACGGCATCCGCGAGGCGCTCACGGCGCAGGGCGCaaccgtcgtcgccgcctccgtcCCGCCGTCGAGCTCCATCGCCGACAGGGCCTCCCGGCTCGCGGATGAGATTACCCGGTCgggcgtcgacgccgccgcgggCGTCAACATCGTTGCCCACAGCATGGGCGGCCTCGACGCGCGCTGGATGATTGCGCACACCCTCCGGCAGCGCGGGCTCCCCGTGAGGGTCGCCTCGCTGACCACGGTGTCCAGCCCGCACCGCGGCTCGCCGTTTGCCGACTACGTGCTGCGCGCCGAGGCCGGCCCCTTGTACCTCCCGCGCGTGTACGGGGTGCTCGAGCGCGCGGGCCTCGAGACGAGCGCCTTTGCGCAGCTCACGACGGCGTACATGCGGCGCGAGTTCAACCCGGCCACGCCGGACGACCCGGACGTCAGGTACTTCTCGTACGGGGCGGTGGCGGGCCCCCCGCCGCTGCTGAGCCCGTTCCGCGTCCCGGGGAGGATCGTGGGCGCGGCTGAGGGCGCCAACGACGGGCTGGTGAGCGTGCAGAGCGCGCGCTGGGGCGCTTATCAGGGGACGCTGGTGGGCGTCAATCACCTCGACTTGATTAACTGGCCGAATAGGCTGCGGTGGGTGGTGAGAGGGTggatggggaggaggaggttcAATGCCGTGGCGTTTTACCTGGGCATTGCAGATATGCTGGCCAGAGAGGGATTGTGA
- the MOT2_1 gene encoding Molybdate transporter 2, which translates to MASWLAHLRRVNAHNVSTFRRAPLAEISGSLGDLGTLLPLMIALAVQGSVHLGSTLMFSGAFNILTGVVYGIPLPVQPMKAIASAAISSGEDAPMEVVVAAGQWVGAAVLVMSVTGLLRWAVSVVPIPVVKGIQLGAGLSLIIGAGTSLLQPLHWIHPILDNRIWALFAFLVLIVTQRLPRFPYAFAFFILAIVFAIIAVLTSHHRLPSFHVWHPHLILPSWIGPHRDAPALWMAIGQLPLTTLNSIIAVTALAADLLPDLPVPSVTSIGMSVACMNFTGTWFGAMPVCHGAGGLAAQYRFGARSGASIIFLGLVKLVLGLVFGETLIDLLKLYPKSILGIMVLAAGLELAKVGHSLNKGAPDLWENAASDSFSGRVGRIHRDLGDEERMERWTVMLMTTAGILAFKNDAVGFVAGMLCHWAYKGSEWLNKRNRSRLLRGERAPLLSS; encoded by the exons ATGGCCTCGTGGCTGGCCCATCTGCGTCGTGTGAACGCTCACAATGTCTCGACCTTTCGACGGGCGCCGCTAGCCGAGATCTCAGGGTCTCTTGGTGATCTCGGCACTCTCTTGCCACTCATGATTGCGTTGGCAGTGCAAGGATCGGTGCATTTGGGTTCGACACTGATGTTTTCGGGGGCATTTAATATCCTCACTGGCGTTGTGTATGGCATCCCTCTACCAGTTCAACCCATGAAG GCTATTGCTTCAGCAGCCATATCTAGTGGAGAAGATGCACCCATGGAAGTTGTAGTCGCGGCAGGCCAGTGGGTGGGAGCGGCCGTGCTGGTCATGAGCGTCACAGGTCTTCTGCGATGGGCCGTATCCGTTGTTCCGATTCCCGTTGTCAAAGGCATCCAACTAGGAGCCGGCCTGTCTctcatcatcggcgccgGGACCTCGCTTCTGCAACCACTACACTGGATACATCCTATTCTGGACAATAGAATCTGGGCATTGTTCGCATTTCTTGTTCTCATCGTCACCCAGAGGCTCCCTAGGTTTCCCTAcgcctttgccttcttcATCCTGGCCATCGTCTTTGCCATAATTGCAGTCCTCACTTCTCATCATCGACTGCCCTCATTCCATGTCTGGCATCCTCATTTGATCCTGCCAAGTTGGATTGGTCCACACCGCGACGCCCCAGCCCTCTGGATGGCAATTGGACAGCTTCCGCTAACGACTCTCAACTCCATCATTGCTGTCACCGCCCTTGCGGCTGATTTATTGCCCGACCTTCCCGTTCCATCAGTGACGTCTATCGGTATGAGCGTGGCGTGTATGAATTTCACGGGGACTTGGTTTGGGGCGATGCCCGTTTGTCATGGCGCGGGCGGTCTAGCGGCCCAATATCGATTTGGTGCCCGATCCGGCGCGAGCATCATATTCCTGGGGCTTGTCAAGCTTGTTCTAGGACTCGTCTTTGGTGAGACACTGATTGACCTGTTGAAATTATACCCAAAAAGCATTCTTGGGATCATGGTGCTCGCCGCTGGATTGGAATTGGCCAAGGTAGGCCATTCGCTCAACAAGGGAGCCCCCGATTTATGGGAGAACGCAGCCAGCGATTCTTTTTCCGGCCGTGTCGGCAGGATCCATCGAGACTTGGGCGATGAAGAACGAATGGAGCGATGGACCGTCATGTTGATGACCACAGCGGGCATTTTGGCGTTTAAGAATGATGCAGTGGGCTTTGTAGCTGGCATGCTGTGTCACTGGGCTTATAAGGGATCGGAATGGCTCAACAAGAGGAATAGGAGCCGTTTGCTTCGGGGGGAGAGAGCTCCTTTGCTCAGTTCATGA